Within Mustela lutreola isolate mMusLut2 chromosome 10, mMusLut2.pri, whole genome shotgun sequence, the genomic segment AAATAAGCTTGTTTGCAAATAAACATCTGAAAGACTATCGTAGCAGCTGATCTGGGCCGAGGCATCAAAACAAAGTGACAATTGTGGGAGAAGACAATGCAAAGGACTCAGGAGCAAGAAACTCCAGGGCAGAGAACTTGCAGCGACGCGTGCGCTGGGTTATTTCTGGAGGCCGAAGGCCCCATCTGGAACGGAACAGAAGCTAGGAGGGTCTCTGTCACTTCACAGTTTATTACCTGTACAGAAAGAAGTCACTGCCACCAACAGCACTGTGCAGTTTTATTAACCATTCAAGTACAGTAGCATCTGGTAAGATTGGGACAGAATTGGGATTTAAAAGTGAACAGATATTCAGCATCTAACAATTTGAAAGAAGCCACTACATACTCTTTTCACGAACATGTTTTCACAGAGCCAATACAGTACTAGCCGTTAACCCAGTACGCCAGGTGCACTGAAGTAGAAAAGATGCAACGAGAAAAAGTAGCTACATTAGAAAGACTTCAACACTTTAGAAAAAGAGTACAACACTTTCCATTTCTCCCCTTTAGGCCCGAAAACAACATCATACAATCTGGATCTACCTATACAGTCCTACATCAGCTTCTAGAAGATTTGTCAGGAgggcaaaaataaaatgacactggCCAGTACAGTCTTTGGATAtttgggaaggggaaggggagaaagtcAGTTCTCAGAACAAATTAGTCAGCGTCAGTTTCATCAGCAGGGTCTTTGGATTCCTTGTTCTTCCGCACTTCTTCAATGTGCTTGTCCTAGAAAGAAACAGCATTTGTCGGTCAGTCAAATCACAAAGCCTGGCGAGCCATGCACCCCGCATCAGGCCCGACTGCAGCATCTGGGCGTATATCATATATTAGTGGGAAGCACACAGGGTTCTAAAACATTATCTTCAAATTTCCCTGGGTCACCTATGGACTCTGATGACTGAGCCTCCTTGGCtctttcaaagaagatataattTTTCTGGAAATCACTGAATACCCCACCttattctttcaagatttttttttaatgtaatctcggcacccaacgtggggctcgaactcacaaccccaagatcaagagtcgagCATTCTGCTGACAGAGCCTGCCAGGTGCCTCCGctccatcttatttatttacttattttttaaagattttatttatttatttgacagagatcacaagtaggctgagaggcaggaggagagagaggggaggaagcaggctccctgctgagcagagagcctgatgcagggctcgatcccaggaccctgggatcatgacctgagccgaaggcagaggctttaatgcactgagccaccaggtgcccctgctccaTCTTATTTTAACATAAGATCCCTCTCCTTTAATGTGTTGAGCCCCGAAACTGGGGACAGAGACACCCAACGCCTCCATCAAGGCCATTAGTTCGAGCCACCTCACGGGTGGAGACTTCAAGCTCTCAACCCTCTCAAAGCAAAGCTGGGCCACCGACCTTCTCCCGCAAGCGCTCCAGTTTGGCGGCCATCTGGGCCTCTCGGTTCTCTTTGTTGGCCTCCATTTTGTGGGTCAGCTTTTCTTCCGCCATCTTACTGAAGTTGTTGTTCTCCTCTATGGCTTTCTGAAGCACCTCTTTCTCGTGCTCCCGCTTCTCAGCCAGCTGCTTCAAGACCTCGGCTTCATGGGACTGAAAAATGTTTAACAGGCTAGACCCTCTGAAGTTTACTGAGCATTACATTtttgacccccccccaaaaaaaccccattATTAACTGGGAGGACTGAAAAGAGGCAGAAATTAAGATCTCCTTAAATATAACCTAACCCAGGGCCTGAATCGTCTGTTATCAAAATACTGTGAAAATCACCTTCTTTTCTAGTGTTCGTATTTACTTTGGAAAACTGCCCAGGTTTGTCCAGAGTATTGCCCCAGTGTTCTCTAAGGGAATCCCTGTAAGCTTTACTGCTTAATGGTAACAAGCAGTTACCATTAAGCATGCACATGGAGGAATGGAGCTATACTGTCAAGAACTGGTTACTGACCTTCAATGTCCACCTGAAGAAAGTTCGATTATAAAAAATGTGAGcatatcaataaaaagaaaaaatgtgaatgATAGGGAATTTAAGACCAAGCCCCCAGATTACTATTTGAGCCAGGGGGAATTTCTGTGTCATAGAAAAGCATCATCGCTTCTCTCTCTGGAAGCTGCAGTCACTTCCAGACCACTGGAGCGGTTACTACAGTTCGCCGCCTTCAACAGAACCAACACACAAGAGCGTGTTACCACACAGATTCCGACGTGCCTGGAAGCATCACTGAAGCAGGAAAACTACAGAGCACCTGCCACTGGTTCTGCTCACTCTCTTCTGCAGTATCCCAGTCCCAAGTTCCACTATATAAAGCAAAGGTTAGTGACTACAGGGCCAGGGTGGATTCCTTAAAAATTTCTTTGTCCAGCCATTGGCTGCATTTCCTCATAAACTCAAAAGTCCACAAAACTCCATCATCCTCCGTAAGAGCTCAATTGGTGCAGAAGAGCAGGTAGCCGACAAAGCTCCCTTGCAAACTCTGCCGCCCTTCCTGGCGAAATGAATGGTGGTGCCAACGGCGGCTCTGCACAAATACGCACGTGGCACTGCAACATACAGGGCACATGTTACAGAAGCTTTAACAGGggcatgaatgtgtgtgtgtggtgagatgTGTCAGACTTTACATTGCACTAACTGTGTTGGTCAGGGGCAccttcttcattttattatttccttcattttattttattaaaaacattttttttttaaatttaaactctatacacagcatggggcttgaactcacaaacccaagatcCAAGAGCCACTTGtgctattgactgagccagccaggcgcccctccctaattttaaaattaaacccaCTCACCTTAATCAGGGTTATTGGAAGGGAATAAATGAGAATTTATATAAAGCTCTTCATGAAAATAATACTGAATGGAAGGAAATgcaccaaaatgttaacaatggttATTTCTGGGAAGTAGgataatgaatacttttaattTCCTATGTATAAACTTCTGATTCCCAATTTTTATACAATAAGCGTATTAATACTTGTTGATCTTTCtgatttgggttgtttttttttttaagtaggctccacactcagtggaggTTTGAACTTCaatggggtttgaactcaagactctgagatcaagacctgagctgagatc encodes:
- the STMN1 gene encoding stathmin, with product MASSDIQVKELEKRASGQAFELILSPRSKESVPEFPLSPPKKKDLSLEEIQKKLEAAEERRKSHEAEVLKQLAEKREHEKEVLQKAIEENNNFSKMAEEKLTHKMEANKENREAQMAAKLERLREKDKHIEEVRKNKESKDPADETDAD